The following coding sequences are from one Danaus plexippus chromosome 13 unlocalized genomic scaffold, MEX_DaPlex mxdp_15, whole genome shotgun sequence window:
- the LOC116770424 gene encoding potassium voltage-gated channel unc-103-like, giving the protein MSLIRENDQRSNAKKLYNYFEGHECYLPKYKISNYDIPYNKFRHIVLYLIAINMGDIRARKLFKSSASLCAEKYRQYEYFPWSIHPYSRLCLWFKIFYMFILIVTTLVIALLYSSSDPKDNSYFRCILLCTDIIYIFNILISLFTGYVEGYSCKTVELNLKKIMVRYSGTWLLLDIISISSIIPHIFKYDPLKLGLILDAMRVLRVPKHYVYIEDFLEVVNAELTAEIISEATFLLLTYLLWNIYFQFAMEYIIEGTYTPPSPRNCSWITIGKLWDRSSTVRFLYAMDRAVGMLRGNANLNLLEEDGCFDIYFMIAWFISKGLILHCTYKYIIAILGSESARSNYFVMTEQVKMYLNQRKFPPRIKKKILKFYAIRFHSHFFVEARMMSCLTGQLKEDIIMHTGKQLVQDVEFLKQLPRPLLLQIGTKLRVVIFIAGDIIIKINTIGDCLFFIYKGTVAVYSESGKEVCHLEDGDFFGEIALITKNRLRTASVVAVTNCELFQLNREDFESSVSSYSSVYEDFKKIATTRLEKTTVLDEHNKSDIKMKARKRADSVSYQF; this is encoded by the exons ATGTCCTTAATTAGAGAAAATGATCAACGGTCAAAcgcaaaaaaactttataattatttcgaaGGACATGAATGTTATCTgcctaaatacaaaatatcaaattacgaTATAccatataataagtttagaCATATCGTTTTATACTTAATAGCCATTAATATGGGAGATATAAGGGCACGGAAACTCTTCAA GTCGTCTGCATCATTGTGTGCTGAAAAATATCGACAGTATGAATACTTTCCTTGGTCTATACATCCCTACAGCAGACTCTGTCtatggtttaaaatattctatatgttCATTCTAATTGTAACGACATTAGTAATAGCCCTTCTATACAGTTCAAGCGATCCCAAAGACAAT aGCTACTTTCGATGTATTCTTCTGTGCAcagatataatttacatatttaatatattaattagccTGTTCACTGGGTACGTAGAAGGATATAGTTGCAAGACtgtagaattaaatttaaagaagatAATGGTGCGATATTCCGGGACTTGGTTGCTTTTAGATATCATTTCTATAAGTAGCATTATacctcatatttttaaatatgacccCCTAAAACTAGGATTAATTCTTGACGCTATGAGAGTTTTACGTGTACCGAAACATTATGTCTACATTGAAGATTTTTTGGAGGTAGTTAATGCTGAG CTGACAGCAGAAATTATATCCGAAGCAACTTTTCTATTGCTCACATATTTGCTTTGgaatatttactttcaatttGCAATGGAATATATTATTGAGGGTACTTACACGCCTCCTTCTCCGCGAAATTGTTCATGGATAACAATTGGGAAACTTTGGGACAGATCTTCGACTGTCAGGTTTTTGTATGCAATGGACAGAGCTG TTGGTATGTTAAGAGGGAACGCAAATCTGAATTTGCTGGAGGAAGATGGTTGTTTTGATATCTATTTCATGATTGCTTGGTTCATATCCAAG GGTCTAATATTACACTGTACTTATAAGTACATAATAGCAATTTTGGGGTCGGAGTCAGCTCGATCAAATTATTTCGTCATGACCGAACAGGTGAAGATGTATTTGAACCAAAGAAAGTTTCCGCCgaggattaaaaaaaagattcttaAGTTCTACGCCATAAGGTTCCATTCGCATTTTTTTGTG gaAGCTCGTATGATGTCTTGTCTGACTGGTCAACTTAAAGAAGACATCATCATGCACACTGGAAAACAATTGGTGCAGGATGTGGAGTTCTTGAAACAGCTGCCAAGGCCACTATTGTTACAGATCGGCACTAAGTTGCGTGTTGTCATATTTATAGCCGgcgatataataattaagataaacaCAATAG GGGACTGTCTTTTCTTTATCTACAAAGGTACGGTAGCCGTTTACTCGGAGTCGGGTAAGGAAGTATGTCATTTGGAGGATGGCGATTTTTTTGGTGAAATTGCATTAATAACGAAGAATAGATTGCGAACAGCATCCGTTGTAGCGGTTACGAATTGCGAACTGTTCCAACTGAACAGAGAGGACTTTGAAAGTTCTGTGTCGAGTTATTCGAGTGTTTACGaggactttaaaaaaatcgctACCACGAGGTTGGAGAAAACTACAGTTCTAGACGAACACAACAAAAGcgacattaaaatgaaagctAGAAAGAGGGCGGATAGCGTTAGctatcaattttaa
- the LOC116770423 gene encoding uncharacterized protein LOC116770423 isoform X2 has protein sequence MGERKILLFIFFVIFYCLYNVNMWFMTNNMNEVKTTAAGSNEETVPGLKSNNIQAKVVKTKPFPLFIKDSCNALEVFTRKPLPLAKKPKARVMYSEDNTITVIGITVFLVVLVLNALLDILKVKEEEKARLKLNPNGERRQSLAEFANKKVLRRESSKFGIQLFPLAESTVSSDEETKRRKESRPYMRGESINSYLSEKTNKSDNSAPASIGETSTDIKHAKRQSVAKLIDNKLEWLPQKPVYNYYHCEFRFWRNSSLKFIPYSLWYHMFREQQTRSLSIGCLGFPRRDDQHDKNCGQPKDFTKTNFEIKFPSNYLNILNKNFASPPSLLELCKRTFYKMLTDVTTKLNGHQSLIHSETNNKEFNNNITDLYHHFKDFNINNSDIYYNNSNEGESNAYTRKKEAESFFINRKGYCTPSDIIENEFYYLPRFIKEDLCNGPISRCENVNCKKSIFDYVYFEFCLEKIILIENTEEVVLSAALCSKTCAEKWRMGKAVINWT, from the exons ATGGGTGAGCGTAAGATATTACTTTTCATATtcttcgttatattttattgcctGTACAATGTTAACATGTGGTTTATGACAAACAATATGAATGAGGTAAAGACAACGGCGGCGGGTTCAAACGAAGAGACTGTGCCTGGTTTAAAATCGAACAACATTCAGGCCAAAGTGGTAAAAACAAAACCGTtccctttatttattaaagattctTGCAACGCTTTAGAAGTCTTTACTCGAAAACCGCTGCCGCTAGCAAAAAAACCTAAAGCCAGAGTTATGTACAGCGAAGACAATACTATCACAGTGATAGGAATAACGGTATTTCTAGTTGTATTGGTGTTGAATGCTCTGTTGGATATACTGAAAgtaaaagaagaagaaaaggCTAGATTAAAGCTGAACCCAAATGGTGAAAGAAGACAATCGCTTGCAgaatttgcaaataaaaaagtattaagacGGGAGTCGAGTAAATTTGGAATTCAATTGTTTCCATTGGCTGAGTCTACGGTAAGCTCTGATGAAGAAACAAAGAGGCGAAAAGAGAGTAGACCTTATATGAGAGGAGaatcaattaattcatatCTTAGTGAGAAAACCAATAAAAGTGATAACTCAGCGCCGGCGTCGATCGGAGAGACTTCGACTGACATAAAACATGCTAAGAGGCAATCGGTTGCTAAATTGATTG ataataAGCTAGAATGGCTACCACAAAAACCcgtatacaattattatcattGCGAATTCAGATTTTGGCGAAACTCCAGTTTGAAATTTATACCTTATTCGCTTTGGTATCATATGTTCAGAGAACAACAGACGAGAAGTCTTAGTATTGG atgtttAGGTTTTCCAAGACGTGATGATCAGCATGACAAAAATTGCGGCCAACCGAAGGATTTTACGAAAACTAACTTTGAAATCAAATTTCCAtcgaattatttgaatattttaaataaaaacttcgcTTCACCACCCAGTTTATTAGAACTTTGCAAGCgaacgttttataaaatgcttACTGACGTCACGACTAAACTAAACGGACACCAAAGCCTTATTCATTCTGAAACCAACAACAAggagtttaataataatattaccgATCTGTATCATcactttaaagattttaatataaacaatagcgacatttattataataattccaaTGAAGGTGAATCAAATGCTTATACTCGAAAGAAAGAAgctgaaagtttttttattaatagaaaaggCTATTGCACGCCTTCTGACATTatagaaaatgaattttattatttaccaagatttataaaagaagATTTATGCAACGGGCCCATATCGAGATGTGAAAATGTGAATTGCAAAAAATCCATTTTTGACTATGTCTACTTTGAATTCTGTTTAGA AAAAATTATTCTCATCGAAAACACGGAAGAGGTTGTTCTCAGTGCTGCGTTATGTTCGAAAACTTGTGCAGAAAAATGGAGAATGGGAAAAGCTGTTATTAATTggacataa
- the LOC116770423 gene encoding uncharacterized protein LOC116770423 isoform X1 — MDYKNNTNTVLHWNYRGFTEFPIEYLRGGVAEITDIYLKENLISRIPSDICKLDNLESLYLSGNDITELPREISKLGRLKCLDLSGNRLRCVPDEIGDMGSLKFLILDENELREIPLRIAELRMLRYLSVCDNKLEWLPQKPVYNYYHCEFRFWRNSSLKFIPYSLWYHMFREQQTRSLSIGCLGFPRRDDQHDKNCGQPKDFTKTNFEIKFPSNYLNILNKNFASPPSLLELCKRTFYKMLTDVTTKLNGHQSLIHSETNNKEFNNNITDLYHHFKDFNINNSDIYYNNSNEGESNAYTRKKEAESFFINRKGYCTPSDIIENEFYYLPRFIKEDLCNGPISRCENVNCKKSIFDYVYFEFCLEKIILIENTEEVVLSAALCSKTCAEKWRMGKAVINWT, encoded by the exons atggattacaaaaataacacaaatacaGTGCTACATTGGAACTACAGAGGTTTCACAGAATTCCCAATAGAGTATCTACGAGGCGGAGTAGCCGAGATAACGGATATTTATCtaaaggaaaatttaatatctcgtATACCGAGTGATATTTGTAAACTGGATAACCTAGAAAGCTTGTATCTGAGCGGCAATGACATTACAGAACTGCCGAGAGAGATATCGAAGTTAGGAAGACTGAAGTGTTTGGACCTCAGTGGAAATAGATTGAGATGTGTCCCGGACGAGATAGGTGATATGGGAAGCCTAAAATTTCTTATACTGGACGAAAATGAGCTTAGGGAAATACCGTTAAGGATAGCCGAATTGCGAATGCTTCGTTATCTTTCGGTTTGTG ataataAGCTAGAATGGCTACCACAAAAACCcgtatacaattattatcattGCGAATTCAGATTTTGGCGAAACTCCAGTTTGAAATTTATACCTTATTCGCTTTGGTATCATATGTTCAGAGAACAACAGACGAGAAGTCTTAGTATTGG atgtttAGGTTTTCCAAGACGTGATGATCAGCATGACAAAAATTGCGGCCAACCGAAGGATTTTACGAAAACTAACTTTGAAATCAAATTTCCAtcgaattatttgaatattttaaataaaaacttcgcTTCACCACCCAGTTTATTAGAACTTTGCAAGCgaacgttttataaaatgcttACTGACGTCACGACTAAACTAAACGGACACCAAAGCCTTATTCATTCTGAAACCAACAACAAggagtttaataataatattaccgATCTGTATCATcactttaaagattttaatataaacaatagcgacatttattataataattccaaTGAAGGTGAATCAAATGCTTATACTCGAAAGAAAGAAgctgaaagtttttttattaatagaaaaggCTATTGCACGCCTTCTGACATTatagaaaatgaattttattatttaccaagatttataaaagaagATTTATGCAACGGGCCCATATCGAGATGTGAAAATGTGAATTGCAAAAAATCCATTTTTGACTATGTCTACTTTGAATTCTGTTTAGA AAAAATTATTCTCATCGAAAACACGGAAGAGGTTGTTCTCAGTGCTGCGTTATGTTCGAAAACTTGTGCAGAAAAATGGAGAATGGGAAAAGCTGTTATTAATTggacataa